A genome region from Mastacembelus armatus chromosome 8, fMasArm1.2, whole genome shotgun sequence includes the following:
- the LOC113140615 gene encoding uncharacterized protein LOC113140615 has protein sequence MSFNCSVTHDRKTKTVEVISFAPSIPPHVSLLSEPRGDTQNFVCTIGNFSPKELSVKWKKNGNEMTGGLNWAPQKTGQTYSAVSMLNVKNTEWANDDVYTCEVNHEERTYTKTVPKVPVTVTLNQPSPKKIFINNQVELECVVTGQDKNIVDKTTITWEIDGQSVTNNINDQTKSEGRHHNKVSTLTRTYSDWKTVNKVRCSASSENMTPVIQELTVHKAAGQQAHVEVNIVSEEKSADVTLVCVVSSGPLQQDYYIAWSVDEGRNTGNYVDGINFSPRKTANGYLFTCVYTTKKNDNKTFHCHAWPAGRDRASVASKTATTHRVPVTVTLNQPSSKKIFINNQVELECVVTGQDKNIVDKTTITWEIDGQSVTNNIYDQTKSEGRHHNKVSTLTRTYSDWKKVSKVRCSASSENMTPVIQELTVHKAAGQQAHVEVNIVSEEKSADVTLVCVVSSGPLQQDYYIAWSVDEGRNTGNYVDGINFSPQKTANGYLFTSVYTTKKNDNKTFSCHAWSAGRDRASVASKTATTHRVPVTVTLNQPSSKKIFINNQVELECVVTGQDKNIVDKTTITWEIDGQSVTNNINDQTKSEGRHHNKVSTLTRSYSDWKTVSKVRCSASSENMTPVIQELTVHKAAGQQAHVDVNIVSEEKSADVTLVCVVSSGPLQQDYYIAWSVDEGRNTGNYVDGINFSPQKTANGYLFTSVYTTKKNDNKTFHCHAWSAGRDRASVASKTATTHRVPVTVTLNQPSPKKIFINNQVELECVVTGQDKSIVDKTTITWEIDGQSVTSNINDQTKSEGRHHNKTSTLTRSYSDWKTVNKVCCSASSENMTPVIQELTVHKAAGQQAHVDVNIVSEEKSADVTLVCVVSSGPLQQDYYIAWSVDEGRNTGNYVDGINFSPQKTANGYLFTSVYTTKKNDNKTFHCHAWSAGRDRASVASKTATTHRDCPSASNLTFLSCTDQSIEEDELSSLWSTASSFIFLFICSFIYSMIFSLVKNRFTISRDNNMDQVYLHMSSLTTEDCSLQRAVMTLGYHMYQDFCTPASPTLFPLVQCKPWSGNEITVGCLAYEFFPKSLDFKWFKSSETSPISAQHTVTQKNNKYIGVSWIKVPESERNSWMPLNCSVTHDGKTKSVEVKSLESSIPPHVTTTNVQKDVAKVAVKIFSEENSPEVTLVCLVSCGPSQGAYDIVWSVDEGSNTGNYVNGINFSPQKTENGYLVTSVYTTKVNKNDNKHKTFHCHAGPAGGNKALMTRGGVSMESDCPSASNLTFLSCTDQSIEEDELSSLWSTASSFIFLFICSFIYSMIFSLVKMKRD, from the exons ATGTCTTTCAATTGTTCTGTGACTCATGATCGAAAGACTAAAACTGTGGAAGTGATAAGTTTTG CGCCCTCCATTCCTCCACATGTGAGTCTATTATCTGAGCCAAGAGGAGATACTCAGAATTTCGTGTGTACAATTGGGAACTTTTCTCCAAAAGAATTGTCagtcaaatggaaaaagaatggaaatgaaatgaCTGGTGGCCTAAATTGGGCCCCACAAAAAACTGGACAAACATATTCAGCTGTCAGTATGCTGAACGTCAAGAACACAGAATGGGCCAACGATGATGTTTACACCTGTGAGGTGAACCACGAGGAAAGGACATATACAAAAACTGTCCCAAAAG ttcctgtcactgtgacactgaaccAACCAAGTCccaaaaaaatattcatcaaCAACCAGGTAGAGCTGGAGTGTGTCGTCACTGGACAGGACAAGAACATTGTAGATAAAACTACAATCACATGGGAAATTGATGGACAATCTGTGACCAACAACATTAATGATCAAACAAAGTCTGAAGGCCGTCACCACAACAAAGTCAGCACATTGACTCGTACTTACAGTGACTGGAAGACAGTCAACAAAGTCCGCTGTTCTGCCAGCAGTGAAAATATGACACCAGTTATCCAAGAGCTGACTGTCCACAAAGCAG ctggaCAACAGGCACATGTGGAAGTCAACATCGTCTCAGAGGAAAAGTCAGCTGACGTCACTCTGGTGTGTGTGGTCAGCTCTGGTCCTTTGCAGCAGGATTACTACATAGCCTGGTCAGTAGATGAGGGACGTAATACTGGCAACTATGTTGATGGCATCAACTTCAGCCCACGGAAAACTGCAAATGGCTACTTATTTACATGTGTTTACACAACCAAGAAGAACGACAACAAAACGTTCCACTGCCACGCCTGGCCTGCTGGAAGAGACAGGGCATCAGTGGCATCAAAAACAGCAACTACACACAGGG ttcctgtcactgtgacactgaaccAACCAAGTTccaaaaaaatattcatcaaCAACCAGGTAGAGCTGGAGTGTGTCGTCACTGGACAGGACAAGAACATTGTAGATAAAACTACAATCACATGGGAAATTGATGGACAATCTGTGACCAACAACATTTATGATCAAACAAAGTCTGAAGGCCGTCACCACAACAAAGTCAGCACATTGACTCGTACTTACAGTGACTGGAAGAAAGTCAGCAAAGTCCGCTGTTCTGCCAGCAGTGAAAATATGACACCAGTTATCCAAGAGCTGACTGTCCACAAAGCAG ctggaCAACAGGCACATGTGGAAGTCAACATCGTCTCAGAGGAAAAGTCAGCTGACGTCACTCTGGTGTGTGTGGTCAGCTCTGGTCCTTTGCAGCAGGATTACTACATAGCCTGGTCAGTAGATGAGGGACGTAATACTGGCAACTATGTTGATGGCATCAACTTCAGcccacagaaaactgcaaatgGCTACTTATTTACAAGTGTTTACACAACCAAGAAGAACGACAACAAAACGTTCAGCTGCCACGCCTGGTCTGCTGGAAGAGACAGGGCATCAGTGGCATCAAAAACAGCAACTACACACAGGG ttcctgtcactgtgacactgaaccAACCAAGTTccaaaaaaatattcatcaaCAACCAGGTAGAGCTGGAGTGTGTCGTCACTGGACAGGACAAGAACATTGTAGATAAAACTACAATCACATGGGAAATTGATGGACAATCTGTGACCAACAACATTAATGATCAAACAAAGTCTGAAGGCCGTCACCACAACAAAGTCAGCACATTGACTCGTAGTTACAGTGACTGGAAGACAGTCAGCAAAGTCCGCTGTTCTGCCAGCAGTGAAAATATGACACCAGTTATCCAAGAGCTGACTGTCCACAAAGCAG ctggaCAACAGGCACATGTGGACGTCAACATCGTCTCAGAGGAAAAGTCAGCTGACGTCACTCTGGTGTGTGTGGTCAGCTCTGGTCCTTTGCAGCAGGATTACTACATAGCCTGGTCAGTAGATGAGGGACGTAATACTGGCAACTATGTTGATGGCATCAACTTCAGcccacagaaaactgcaaatgGCTACTTATTTACAAGTGTTTACACAACCAAGAAGAACGACAACAAAACGTTCCACTGCCACGCCTGGTCTGCTGGAAGAGACAGGGCATCAGTGGCATCAAAAACAGCAACTACACACAGGG ttcctgtcactgtgacactgaaccAACCAAGTCccaaaaaaatattcatcaaCAACCAGGTAGAGCTGGAGTGTGTCGTCACTGGACAGGACAAGAGCATTGTAGATAAAACTACAATCACATGGGAAATTGATGGACAATCAGTGACCAGCAACATTAATGATCAAACAAAGTCTGAAGGCCGTCACCACAATAAAACCAGCACACTGACTCGTAGTTACAGTGACTGGAAGACAGTCAACAAAGTCTGCTGTTCTGCCAGCAGTGAAAATATGACACCAGTTATCCAAGAGCTGACTGTCCACAAAGCAG ctggaCAACAGGCACATGTGGACGTCAACATCGTCTCAGAGGAAAAGTCAGCTGACGTCACTCTGGTGTGTGTGGTCAGCTCTGGTCCTTTGCAGCAGGATTACTACATAGCCTGGTCAGTAGATGAGGGACGTAATACTGGCAACTATGTTGATGGCATCAACTTCAGcccacagaaaactgcaaatgGCTACTTATTTACAAGTGTTTACACAACCAAGAAGAACGACAACAAAACGTTCCACTGCCACGCCTGGTCTGCTGGAAGAGACAGGGCATCAGTGGCATCAAAAACAGCAACTACACACAGGG ATTGTCCTTCAGCGTCAAACCTGACTTTTCTGAGCTGCACAGACCAGTCCATTGAAGAAGATGAGTTGAGCAGTCTGTGGTCCACAGCCTCCTCCTTCATATTCCTCTTCATATGCTCTTTCATCTATAGCATGATATTCAGCCTGGTCAAG AACCGCTTCACCATTTCCAGAGACAACAACATGGACCAGGTGTATCTGCACATGAGCAGCCTGACGACTGAAGACTGCAGCTTGCAGAGAGCCGTGATGACACTGGGGTATCATATGTACCAggatttct GCACACCTGCATCACCGACTCTCTTCCCTTTGGTTCAGTGCAAACCTTGGTCTGGAAATGAAATCACTGTTGGTTGTCTTGCATATGAATTCTTCCCAAAGAGTCTTGATTTCAAGTGGTTCAAATCCAGTGAGACCAGCCCAATTTCTGCACAACATActgtcacacagaaaaacaacaaatacatcGGAGTCAGTTGGATTAAAGTACCAGAATCTGAGAGGAACTCGTGGATGCCTTTAAATTGTTCTGTGACTCATGATGGAAAAACTAAAAGTGTGGAAGTGAAAAGTTTGG AGTCCTCCATTCCTCCACATGTAACTACAACAAATGTCCAAAAAG ATGTGGCAAAAGTGGCAGTCAAAATCTTCTCAGAGGAAAACTCACCTGAGGTCACTCTGGTCTGTCTGGTCAGCTGTGGACCTTCACAGGGGGCATATGACATAGTCTGGTCAGTAGATGAGGGAAGTAATACTGGCAACTATGTTAACGGCATCAACTTCAGCCCACAGAAGACTGAAAACGGCTACTTGGTTACAAGTGTTTACACAACCAAGGTAAACAAGAACGACAACAAGCACAAAACGTTCCACTGCCACGCCGGGCCTGCTGGAGGAAACAAGGCCTTAATGACAAGAGGAGGAGTGTCTATGGAGAGTG ATTGTCCTTCAGCGTCAAACCTGACTTTTCTGAGCTGCACAGACCAGTCCATTGAAGAAGATGAGTTGAGCAGTCTGTGGTCCACAGCCTCCTCCTTCATATTCCTCTTCATATGCTCTTTCATCTATAGCATGATATTCAGCCTGGTCAAG ATGAAAAGAGACTAA